The Bubalus bubalis isolate 160015118507 breed Murrah chromosome 16, NDDB_SH_1, whole genome shotgun sequence genome window below encodes:
- the LOC102415835 gene encoding LOW QUALITY PROTEIN: histone acetyltransferase type B catalytic subunit-like (The sequence of the model RefSeq protein was modified relative to this genomic sequence to represent the inferred CDS: inserted 2 bases in 2 codons) → MAGFGAMEKFLVEYKSAVEKKLAEYKCNTNTAIELKLVRFPEDLENDIRTFFPEYTHQLFGDDETAFGYKGLKILLYYIADSLSTMFRVEYASKVDENXCVEADDVEGKIRQIIPPGFCTNTNDFLSLLEKEADFKPFGTLLHTYSVLSPTGGENFTFQIYKADMTCRGFREYHERLQTFLMWFIETASFIDVDDERWHYFLVFEKYKDGATLFATVGYMTVYNYYVYPDKTRPRVSQMLILTPFQGQGHGAQLLETVHRYYIASPSVLDITAEDPSKSYVKLRDLVLVKXCQDLPCFSREKLGFSEDMAIEAQQKFKINKQHARRVYEILRLLVTDMSDAEQYRSYRLDIKRRLISPYKKKQRDLAKMRKCLRPEERTNQMNQIEISMQHEQLEESFQELVEDYRRVIERLAQE, encoded by the exons ATGGCGG GATTTGGTGCTATGGAGAAGTTTTTGGTTGAATACAAGAGTGCAGTTGAGAAGAAACTGGCTGAGTACAAATGTAACACCAACACAGCAATTGAACTGAAATTAGTTCGTTTTCCTGAAGATCTTGAGAATGACATTAGAACTTTCTTTCCTGAGTATACCCATCAACTCTTTGGGGATGATGAAACTGCTTTTGGTTACAAGGGTCTGAAGATCTTGTTATATTATATTGCTGATAGCCTATCAACAATGTTCCGTGTGGAATATGCATCTAAAGTTGATGAGA TTTGTGTAGAGGCAGATGATGTTGAGGGGAAAATTAGACAAATCATTCCACCTGGATTTTGCACAAACACGAATGATTTTCTTTCGTTGCTGGAAAAAGAAGCTGATTTCAAGCCATTTGGAACCTTACTTCACACATACTCTGTTCTCAGTCCAACAGGAGGAGAAAACTTTACCTTTCAGATTTATAAGGCTGACATGACATGTAGAGGCTTTCGAGAATATCATGAAAGGCTTCAGACCTTTTTGATGTGGTTTATTGAAACTGCTAGCTTTATTGACGTGGATGATGAAAGATGGCACTACTTTCTAGTATTTGAGAAGTATAAGGATGGAGCTACACTCTTTGCGACCGTAGGCTACATGACAGTCTATAATTACTATGTGTACCCAGACAAAACCCGGCCACGTGTAAGTCAAATGCTGATATTGACTCCATTTCAAGGTCAAGGCCATGGTGCTCAACTACTTGAAACAGTTCATAGATACTACATTGCATCTCCTTCTGTTCTTGATATTACAGCGGAAGATCCATCCAAAAGCTATGTGAAATTGAGAGACTTGGTGCTTGTGA TTTGTCAAGATTTGCCCTGTTTTTCCCGGGAAAAGTTAGGATTCAGTGAAGATATGGCAATAGAGGCTCAACAGAAgttcaaaataaataagcaacatgCTAGACGGGTTTATGAAATTCTTCGACTACTGGTAACTGACATGAGTGATGCTGAACAATACAGAAGCTATAGACTGGATATTAAAAGAAGACTAATTAGCCCATACAAGAAAAAACAGAGAGATCTtgctaaaatgagaaaatgtctcAGACCGGAAGAACGGACAAACCAGATGAACCAGATAGAAATAAGCATGCAACATGAACAGCTGGAAGAAAGCTTTCAGGAACTCGTGGAAGATTATCGACGTGTCATTGAACGCCTCGCTCAAGAGTAG